In Streptomyces nojiriensis, one genomic interval encodes:
- a CDS encoding AAA family ATPase — MNDEWLIYRGVGEPHDGIDALPDPPPWRDFDGGPVAEPGGAARAADGNVARRLGAHRQAAELHRPEPEELEAINAALYLRRPLLVTGFPGTGKSTLAHAVAHELKLGRVLRWPVVSRTVLQDGLYRYDALARLQDVQIAASGGGGPAAAHSGVPGIGKYIRLGPLGTALLPTARPRVLLIDELDKSDIDLPNDLLNVLEEGEFALPELERVADSEPEVQVLTDDGTKVTVRGGRVRCRAFPFIILTSNGERDFPAALLRRCIQLKLGQPGEKRLATMVRAHLGEEAARLGADLIREFLSRSQSELVAADQLLNAVYLTHYAAPPTREDLADLLIQRLDRPR, encoded by the coding sequence ATGAATGACGAGTGGCTCATATACCGCGGGGTGGGCGAGCCCCACGACGGGATCGACGCCCTGCCCGACCCGCCGCCCTGGCGGGACTTCGACGGCGGCCCCGTGGCGGAACCGGGCGGTGCGGCCCGGGCCGCCGACGGCAACGTGGCCCGGCGGCTCGGGGCGCACCGGCAGGCCGCCGAACTGCACCGGCCGGAACCGGAGGAGCTGGAGGCCATCAACGCGGCCCTCTACCTGCGGCGGCCGCTGCTCGTGACCGGCTTCCCCGGCACCGGGAAGTCCACCCTCGCGCACGCCGTCGCCCACGAGCTGAAGCTGGGGCGGGTACTGCGGTGGCCGGTGGTGTCCCGGACCGTGCTCCAGGACGGCCTGTACCGCTACGACGCCCTGGCCCGGCTCCAGGACGTCCAGATCGCCGCGAGCGGCGGAGGCGGCCCGGCCGCCGCGCACTCCGGGGTGCCCGGCATCGGGAAGTACATCCGGCTCGGACCGCTCGGCACCGCCCTGCTGCCGACGGCCCGGCCCCGCGTCCTGCTCATCGACGAGCTCGACAAGAGCGACATAGACCTCCCCAACGACCTGCTGAACGTGCTGGAGGAAGGCGAGTTCGCCCTCCCCGAGCTGGAACGGGTCGCCGACAGCGAGCCCGAGGTCCAGGTGCTCACCGACGACGGGACCAAGGTCACCGTCCGCGGCGGCCGCGTGCGCTGCCGGGCCTTCCCGTTCATCATCCTGACCAGCAACGGGGAACGGGACTTCCCGGCCGCCCTGCTGCGCCGCTGCATCCAGCTGAAGCTCGGTCAGCCCGGTGAGAAGCGGCTCGCCACCATGGTCCGCGCCCACCTCGGCGAGGAGGCCGCCCGCCTCGGAGCCGACCTGATCCGGGAGTTCCTCAGCCGCTCCCAGTCCGAGCTGGTCGCCGCCGACCAGCTGCTCAACGCCGTGTACCTGACCCACTACGCCGCCCCGCCCACCCGGGAGGACCTCGCCGACCTGCTCATCCAGCGCCTCGACCGCCCGAGGTGA
- a CDS encoding trypsin-like peptidase domain-containing protein gives MTDGRTTGSARAFELLEPLVQAATVRVHAPPGGYDNPRSHRTGPTWGSGFFIAPGWVLTCAHVVGEGGAAVRLTGREVGITFSAGSITGTVTGRVECVLPERLEERRPGRHALWDLPDLALVRVLAPVSHACVWLTDRSRPRFDEVAYFGCTEDLGTPEITGRTTRLRGTAGNGAAIRLGDDDEIEPGMSGGPVVDLVRGEVVGVLKARRQTGGGGLAVSVVQLRTLPMAARGQVGLYRRIMQAHDLYHYDQHLSDLDNRRTWTDVHGELPPQEGDPYAGRGRLTPGERTTLFGLLAELPPPGSSEVVRALVEEARGEEPDPLPPAPLSWRDGLGLLHDPPGGTAEAAAMLRYATDVSVAEYREPATPGADEELWDWVRATAERLWRPLRRELGERHERGLAERERRRRASAGRTAYGPARRSSGLPPGASVLLEVWAHGWEDVYDWRVSVLAGPAHAGRVTPVDSGVRATLTGLPEALRAPLAEGFRRCDTHEAAALLEVAVAPALFGLAVDEWVVVGGVPLGVQRPVVLRHPAGTNPAGTTNRAGANPGGAGPGEAREHPADREGTDASARWARVQAGPLQDERADCIRGRPRSPAAEWLTGLPDNTVPVHCRAADQEPTLGSLHAVRDAGYGVVVTRRPPPDPGASCAPFHRGLREELADAGRAEVLPVRLQNLRGRAYGADPDAYWAAGTGLVWEDPARPLPEEEPLQGDL, from the coding sequence ATGACGGACGGGCGCACGACCGGGTCCGCGCGCGCCTTCGAGCTTCTGGAGCCCCTCGTCCAGGCGGCGACCGTACGCGTTCACGCCCCGCCGGGCGGGTATGACAACCCTCGCAGTCATCGGACCGGTCCCACGTGGGGGAGCGGCTTCTTCATCGCCCCCGGCTGGGTCCTGACGTGCGCGCACGTGGTCGGCGAAGGGGGTGCTGCGGTGCGTCTGACGGGACGCGAGGTCGGCATCACCTTTTCCGCCGGGAGCATCACGGGCACGGTCACCGGGCGCGTGGAGTGCGTACTGCCCGAGCGGCTGGAGGAACGGCGGCCCGGCCGGCACGCGCTGTGGGACCTGCCCGACCTGGCGCTGGTCAGGGTGCTGGCGCCCGTCTCGCACGCCTGCGTATGGCTGACCGACCGATCCAGACCACGCTTCGACGAGGTCGCCTACTTCGGCTGCACCGAGGACCTCGGCACCCCCGAGATCACCGGCCGCACCACCCGGCTGCGCGGCACGGCCGGGAACGGAGCGGCCATCCGGCTCGGCGACGACGACGAGATCGAGCCCGGCATGTCCGGCGGGCCCGTGGTGGACCTCGTCCGCGGCGAGGTCGTCGGCGTGCTCAAGGCCCGGCGGCAGACGGGCGGCGGCGGGCTCGCCGTCTCCGTCGTGCAGCTGCGCACCCTGCCGATGGCCGCGCGGGGCCAGGTCGGCCTCTACCGCCGGATCATGCAGGCCCACGACCTGTACCACTACGACCAGCACCTCAGCGACCTCGACAACCGGCGGACCTGGACCGACGTGCACGGCGAGCTCCCGCCGCAGGAGGGCGACCCGTACGCCGGCCGGGGCCGGCTCACCCCCGGCGAACGCACCACCCTGTTCGGGCTGCTGGCCGAGCTGCCCCCGCCGGGCTCCTCCGAGGTCGTACGCGCCCTGGTCGAGGAGGCGCGCGGCGAGGAGCCGGACCCGCTGCCGCCGGCCCCGCTGAGCTGGCGCGACGGGCTGGGGCTGCTGCACGACCCGCCGGGCGGGACCGCGGAGGCCGCGGCGATGCTCCGGTACGCGACGGACGTGAGCGTGGCCGAGTACCGGGAGCCGGCCACGCCGGGCGCGGACGAGGAACTGTGGGACTGGGTACGGGCCACGGCCGAGCGGCTGTGGCGGCCGCTGCGGCGCGAGCTCGGCGAACGCCACGAGCGGGGCCTCGCCGAGCGCGAACGGCGCCGCCGGGCCTCGGCCGGGCGGACGGCGTACGGCCCGGCCCGGCGCTCCAGCGGGCTGCCGCCCGGGGCCTCGGTGCTGCTGGAGGTGTGGGCGCACGGCTGGGAGGACGTCTACGACTGGCGGGTCTCGGTGCTGGCCGGCCCCGCGCACGCCGGGCGGGTGACACCCGTGGACTCGGGCGTACGGGCCACCCTGACGGGCCTGCCGGAGGCCCTGCGGGCCCCGCTCGCCGAGGGCTTCCGGCGCTGCGACACCCACGAGGCGGCCGCCCTGCTCGAAGTGGCCGTGGCCCCCGCGCTGTTCGGGCTGGCGGTGGACGAATGGGTGGTGGTGGGCGGCGTACCGCTCGGCGTGCAGCGGCCGGTGGTCCTGCGCCACCCCGCCGGGACGAACCCCGCCGGGACGACGAACCGGGCCGGCGCGAACCCGGGCGGCGCCGGCCCGGGCGAGGCCAGGGAGCACCCCGCCGACCGCGAGGGCACCGACGCCTCCGCCCGCTGGGCACGGGTCCAGGCCGGACCGCTGCAGGACGAACGCGCCGACTGCATACGGGGGCGCCCGCGCAGCCCCGCCGCCGAGTGGCTGACGGGACTCCCCGACAACACCGTGCCCGTGCACTGCCGCGCGGCCGACCAGGAGCCCACGCTCGGCTCGCTGCACGCCGTACGGGACGCCGGATACGGGGTGGTGGTGACCCGGCGGCCACCGCCGGACCCGGGAGCCTCCTGCGCCCCCTTCCACCGCGGGCTGCGGGAGGAACTGGCCGACGCGGGGCGGGCGGAGGTGCTCCCCGTACGCCTGCAGAACCTGCGGGGCCGGGCGTACGGGGCGGATCCCGACGCCTACTGGGCGGCCGGGACGGGGCTGGTGTGGGAGGACCCGGCACGGCCGCTGCCGGAGGAGGAGCCGCTCCAGGGCGACCTGTGA